In Bacillus cytotoxicus NVH 391-98, the following are encoded in one genomic region:
- a CDS encoding ArpU family phage packaging/lysis transcriptional regulator → MLKCAEVFMNMELDIDVPVVNMEETKKNVLKALKKYRLCQNSLSKEDKKRIISMVENGDYQSIEHTEEFKQCAFMWKVEDAVSHLNFIEKQIIQDGYMTADKHNWVKMSQKLNLSKTPYYEKRDKAFERLAKMLKIVVYY, encoded by the coding sequence ATGCTAAAATGTGCAGAAGTGTTTATGAATATGGAATTAGATATTGATGTACCTGTCGTGAACATGGAAGAAACGAAAAAGAATGTATTGAAAGCGTTGAAGAAATATAGATTATGTCAAAACAGTCTTTCTAAAGAAGATAAGAAGCGGATCATTTCTATGGTTGAAAATGGAGATTATCAATCTATTGAACACACAGAAGAATTTAAACAATGTGCGTTTATGTGGAAAGTAGAGGATGCTGTGAGTCATCTCAATTTTATAGAAAAACAAATCATCCAAGATGGGTATATGACAGCTGATAAGCATAATTGGGTAAAGATGTCTCAAAAGTTGAACCTTTCAAAGACTCCTTATTACGAGAAACGTGACAAAGCGTTCGAACGGTTAGCTAAAATGTTGAAAATCGTTGTTTATTATTGA
- a CDS encoding DUF1064 domain-containing protein → MGKKKIRSKKVVIDGIQFDSKSEAEYYEYLKTRKDVTRIECHPSYTLVPSFEIKSTITKRGKAKRTAMRFTPDFKVTYIDGREEVVDVKGSKRAINESFPLRKKLWEYQHKRELVVVIWDKKAKEWTRC, encoded by the coding sequence ATGGGGAAAAAGAAGATTCGTAGTAAAAAAGTAGTAATAGATGGCATACAATTCGATTCAAAAAGCGAAGCTGAGTATTACGAATATCTAAAAACAAGGAAGGATGTCACTCGAATTGAGTGCCATCCTTCTTATACACTTGTGCCATCGTTTGAGATTAAGAGCACAATTACGAAGCGAGGGAAAGCGAAACGAACAGCTATGAGGTTTACGCCAGATTTTAAAGTAACGTACATAGATGGTCGTGAGGAGGTCGTGGATGTAAAAGGCAGCAAGCGAGCAATTAATGAATCATTTCCGCTTAGAAAGAAATTGTGGGAGTATCAACATAAACGTGAGTTAGTTGTGGTTATTTGGGATAAGAAAGCGAAGGAGTGGACAAGATGCTAA
- a CDS encoding YopX family protein, whose product MREIKFRAWDNVKSEMYYVGEEGNISFGLDSNGIVAYDITEGEEEFKVLHHLQYMQYTGLKDHNGKEIYEGDILKESVEHGDIITQVVFKDYSWKEKLISSPRNHLRDYFPFGHVNVTVIGNIYENKELLEGE is encoded by the coding sequence ATGAGAGAAATTAAGTTTCGAGCATGGGACAACGTGAAGAGTGAAATGTATTACGTAGGTGAAGAAGGGAATATAAGTTTTGGACTCGATTCTAATGGTATTGTCGCATACGACATAACAGAAGGTGAAGAAGAATTTAAAGTTTTACATCATTTGCAATACATGCAATACACAGGTTTAAAAGACCACAACGGCAAGGAAATTTATGAAGGGGATATTTTAAAAGAATCTGTTGAACATGGAGATATTATTACTCAAGTTGTTTTCAAGGATTACAGTTGGAAAGAAAAGCTAATTTCTAGTCCACGAAACCACCTTAGAGATTACTTTCCATTTGGTCATGTAAATGTAACAGTCATTGGCAATATCTACGAAAACAAAGAGTTACTGGAGGGTGAATAA
- a CDS encoding ATP-binding protein, giving the protein MYQKKLEEESNQPITEDSQKQSVECKKCGDRGYIFEKQPSEFLNGKYVDVAIECECLEQKSLIARFKNAMIPSEFENARFDNYVRETAVQQTLYNAMIEYLKIFNEIRDSKINSIGFIAEVGETKLKALPPGERNKMRQANNSYGLGKTHLQVAGAKYALNHFKVTDKCTGRIRGVRVLCVQDVNIMAEIQNAAFLNDNKKRLNEILHDLCTCDILIWDDIAKSKYSEFKEDMYYKIINERYLHNLPIWYTSNEDLDTLEDKIGFAAADRLFGMSKDYLYQVKGASYRTT; this is encoded by the coding sequence ATGTACCAGAAGAAGTTGGAAGAGGAATCAAACCAGCCGATAACCGAGGATTCGCAAAAACAATCGGTTGAGTGTAAGAAGTGCGGTGATAGGGGCTACATATTCGAAAAGCAACCGTCTGAGTTTTTGAATGGAAAATATGTAGATGTTGCGATTGAATGTGAATGCTTAGAACAAAAGAGCCTTATAGCTAGATTTAAAAACGCTATGATTCCGTCTGAGTTCGAAAATGCACGGTTTGATAATTATGTAAGGGAAACAGCAGTTCAGCAAACCTTGTACAATGCGATGATTGAATATTTAAAAATCTTTAATGAGATACGTGATTCAAAGATAAATAGTATCGGTTTTATCGCCGAGGTAGGTGAAACGAAATTAAAAGCGTTACCTCCAGGTGAACGTAACAAAATGAGACAAGCTAACAATTCGTATGGATTAGGTAAGACTCATTTACAAGTAGCTGGTGCGAAATACGCATTGAATCATTTTAAGGTCACAGACAAGTGCACAGGGCGCATTCGTGGAGTCCGAGTGTTATGTGTCCAAGATGTAAATATCATGGCTGAGATTCAAAATGCGGCGTTTTTAAACGACAATAAAAAGCGTTTGAATGAAATACTTCATGATTTATGCACATGTGACATTCTCATTTGGGATGACATCGCAAAATCAAAGTACAGCGAATTCAAAGAAGATATGTACTACAAGATTATTAATGAACGATATCTTCACAATCTGCCAATCTGGTACACCAGCAACGAGGATTTAGATACGCTGGAGGACAAAATCGGATTTGCGGCCGCTGATCGGTTGTTTGGAATGAGTAAGGATTATTTGTATCAAGTGAAAGGTGCAAGTTATAGAACGACATGA
- a CDS encoding conserved phage C-terminal domain-containing protein → MGIYRVVKDSNYTTINNTGLKDERLSWKAKGILAYILSLPDDWVFYREELATHAKDGLDSLRAGMNELKEHGYLHRFPVKDDKNKIVKWETVIYEIPKKEPVAEIPLVEKPLVEKPLVENPPVENPKLLNTKEPNTKELNTDVNKYIVEIVTYLNDVCSSSYRSTTKKTQSLIKARLSEKFTVDDFKKVIDVKHAEWTGTPQAKYLRPETLFGTKFESYLQQWELWKNGKTRGYNVGSYGKSADHVPEEVGRGIKPADNRGFAKTIG, encoded by the coding sequence ATGGGTATATACAGGGTTGTTAAAGATAGTAACTATACCACTATTAATAATACAGGTTTAAAAGATGAACGGTTGTCTTGGAAGGCAAAAGGCATTCTAGCGTATATCCTCTCTCTTCCTGATGATTGGGTGTTTTATAGAGAAGAGTTAGCTACACATGCGAAAGATGGTTTAGATAGTTTGAGAGCTGGGATGAATGAGTTAAAAGAGCATGGATACCTTCATAGATTCCCTGTTAAAGACGATAAAAACAAAATCGTTAAGTGGGAAACAGTTATATATGAAATCCCGAAAAAAGAGCCAGTGGCGGAAATTCCACTGGTGGAAAAGCCATTGGTGGAAAAGCCACTGGTGGAAAATCCACCGGTGGAAAATCCCAAGCTACTAAATACTAAAGAACCAAATACTAAAGAACTAAATACTGATGTTAATAAATATATAGTCGAGATAGTAACCTATCTCAACGATGTTTGCTCTTCTTCTTATCGTTCAACTACTAAAAAGACGCAATCTCTTATTAAAGCTAGATTGAGTGAAAAGTTTACTGTAGATGATTTTAAAAAAGTTATCGATGTAAAACATGCTGAATGGACTGGAACACCACAAGCTAAATATTTGAGACCAGAAACGTTGTTTGGGACTAAATTTGAAAGTTATTTACAGCAATGGGAGTTGTGGAAGAATGGAAAAACTCGGGGATATAATGTCGGGTCTTATGGAAAGAGCGCAGATCATGTACCAGAAGAAGTTGGAAGAGGAATCAAACCAGCCGATAACCGAGGATTCGCAAAAACAATCGGTTGA
- a CDS encoding DUF1071 domain-containing protein, whose product MSESKNYFTELASIDVSKHVEKKGRFSYLSWSWAVDQLLKKHPDATWRVVRFDGLPYMKTEVGYFVEVEVTVNNITRSQIHPVLDNYNKPITKPTSFQINTSIQRCLAKAIALHGLGLYIYSGEDIPQDDDPKTPRNRANNIPSEEQKRRAELANEQRIKAIHDQIRELSEVYNMEFEETKATVKQSLGIQTFKGITVQQASEIQRTIVSWLNDAKTKQQQAQ is encoded by the coding sequence ATGAGTGAATCAAAAAATTATTTTACAGAGTTAGCTTCTATCGATGTTAGTAAACATGTTGAGAAAAAAGGGCGTTTTAGCTATTTGAGTTGGTCATGGGCAGTCGACCAACTCTTGAAGAAACATCCGGACGCAACATGGCGGGTTGTTAGGTTTGATGGATTGCCATATATGAAAACAGAAGTCGGCTATTTTGTGGAGGTAGAAGTGACAGTAAATAACATTACGCGTTCGCAAATTCACCCAGTATTAGATAACTACAATAAACCAATTACAAAGCCTACTTCATTTCAAATTAATACATCTATTCAAAGGTGTTTAGCGAAGGCAATCGCACTACATGGTTTAGGATTATATATCTATTCTGGAGAGGATATTCCGCAAGATGATGATCCTAAAACGCCAAGGAATCGAGCAAATAACATTCCGTCGGAAGAACAAAAGAGACGGGCAGAACTAGCAAACGAACAACGAATAAAAGCAATTCACGACCAAATTAGAGAATTGTCAGAAGTATATAACATGGAATTCGAAGAAACGAAAGCTACTGTCAAGCAATCGTTAGGTATTCAAACTTTCAAAGGGATTACTGTACAACAAGCTTCGGAAATTCAAAGAACAATTGTATCATGGCTAAATGATGCTAAGACGAAACAGCAACAAGCACAATAG
- a CDS encoding siphovirus Gp157 family protein, translating to MKLYELSKNFCELQQMIEDGADPEAVQDTLQAIEEAFDEKVQGAALLILNLEAQAEVIKAEEKRLADRRKSFENSVKNIKEYLHQQMSAVGKKRIKGALITVGIQKNPASLDIANDAVIPPEFMVPQEPKVDKKALLLAVKNGLRRDGITLKQGESVRIR from the coding sequence ATGAAATTATACGAGTTAAGTAAAAATTTCTGTGAATTACAACAAATGATTGAGGACGGCGCTGATCCAGAAGCAGTACAAGATACATTACAAGCAATTGAAGAAGCATTCGATGAAAAAGTGCAGGGCGCAGCATTATTAATTCTCAACCTCGAAGCACAAGCGGAAGTAATTAAAGCTGAAGAAAAACGTTTAGCGGATCGTCGTAAATCCTTCGAGAACAGTGTAAAGAACATTAAGGAGTATCTACATCAACAAATGTCAGCGGTAGGAAAGAAACGTATTAAAGGAGCCCTTATAACAGTGGGTATTCAAAAGAATCCAGCAAGCTTAGATATCGCGAATGATGCTGTTATCCCACCAGAGTTTATGGTTCCGCAAGAACCGAAAGTGGACAAGAAGGCGTTGCTTTTAGCAGTGAAAAATGGATTGCGGCGGGATGGAATTACATTAAAACAAGGTGAGAGTGTGAGGATTCGATGA
- a CDS encoding helix-turn-helix domain-containing protein — translation MIVCGFKKILKDKRLSITKVSKDTGLSRVTLTALANGTSKGIRFDTLNKLTQYLNVNVDELITHIQENKHEEEHEINLPIEIVTAVSTLKRMSEQETDKCKKLDIDYVITILTNKPYGSMPF, via the coding sequence ATGATTGTATGTGGTTTTAAAAAGATATTAAAAGATAAGAGATTAAGTATAACTAAGGTATCTAAAGATACGGGATTGTCAAGAGTAACGCTAACAGCACTAGCTAACGGTACTAGCAAAGGGATTCGCTTTGACACCTTAAATAAACTGACTCAATATCTAAACGTTAATGTAGACGAATTGATTACTCATATTCAAGAAAATAAGCATGAAGAAGAGCATGAAATCAATTTGCCTATAGAAATCGTAACAGCAGTTAGCACGTTAAAACGTATGTCCGAACAAGAAACGGACAAGTGTAAAAAGCTAGATATAGATTATGTCATTACCATACTAACAAATAAACCATATGGCAGCATGCCATTTTAG
- a CDS encoding ORF6C domain-containing protein, with translation MTDQLTVANELHILGKQHVAGYEFTGIEGGFGEGKKAMLVKEIAEIHEKEVKHINLRINENRSRFKDGIDIVDLKGTIFEVGLTDHNILSKMMVSKSNNIYLLSERGYAKLLKILEDDTAWELYDQFVDGYFNMREQQPRVLNEKESLLANMQATILLNEEVSTMKEDMNSVKAEVKDLKENTPLYATECDEIVKTVNKTAVRLLGGKQSNAYQNKSTRGKVYKDIYRELRRHFDVKSYKAIKRRYLEAAKKKIVEYELPIVLSEEIAQVNNQLTAEL, from the coding sequence ATGACAGATCAATTAACAGTAGCGAATGAACTACATATTTTAGGTAAACAACATGTCGCAGGATATGAATTCACTGGAATCGAGGGTGGTTTTGGTGAAGGTAAAAAAGCAATGTTAGTGAAAGAAATTGCTGAAATTCACGAGAAAGAAGTCAAACATATCAATCTACGAATTAACGAAAACCGTTCACGATTTAAAGATGGTATCGATATTGTTGATTTAAAGGGAACGATATTTGAGGTCGGTTTAACGGACCACAATATTTTAAGCAAAATGATGGTTTCTAAATCGAATAACATATACCTCTTATCCGAACGAGGATACGCAAAACTATTAAAAATCCTCGAAGATGATACAGCGTGGGAGTTATACGATCAATTTGTAGACGGATATTTCAATATGAGAGAACAACAACCAAGAGTATTGAACGAGAAAGAAAGTCTTCTAGCCAATATGCAAGCGACAATCCTACTAAACGAAGAAGTTTCGACTATGAAAGAGGATATGAACTCTGTTAAAGCGGAGGTGAAAGACCTAAAAGAGAATACGCCATTGTACGCCACTGAATGCGATGAAATTGTAAAGACAGTAAATAAAACGGCGGTTCGGTTATTAGGTGGTAAGCAGTCAAATGCATATCAAAATAAAAGCACTCGAGGCAAAGTGTATAAGGATATTTACAGAGAACTACGTCGTCATTTCGATGTGAAGAGCTATAAAGCAATCAAGCGTCGTTATTTAGAAGCGGCGAAAAAGAAGATTGTCGAATATGAATTACCTATTGTATTGAGTGAAGAGATTGCTCAAGTTAACAACCAACTCACAGCAGAACTGTAA
- a CDS encoding helix-turn-helix domain-containing protein has product MDKTFGKKVKMWLFVNDMKQAELAKMLNISGPYLSDILLGKRDGKKVKEKINRILESEEIAQ; this is encoded by the coding sequence ATGGATAAAACATTCGGTAAAAAAGTGAAAATGTGGCTATTTGTAAATGATATGAAACAAGCAGAATTAGCCAAAATGCTAAACATCTCAGGTCCGTATCTATCAGATATTCTGTTAGGTAAGCGAGACGGCAAGAAAGTGAAAGAAAAAATTAATCGAATTTTAGAAAGTGAGGAAATTGCACAATGA
- a CDS encoding helix-turn-helix domain-containing protein, with the protein MTTFDIVKKLAEEQKISISELERTLGMGKNSLYRWKKQTPSSDTLQKVADYFNVSTDYLLGRTKKKYWELTEKDEKDIQKKLEELIEDMGNSDALAFSKGSEPMSEETKQLLIISLENALRLGKQMAKKKFTPKKYRDEE; encoded by the coding sequence ATGACTACTTTTGATATAGTTAAAAAATTAGCTGAAGAACAAAAAATATCGATTTCTGAATTAGAAAGAACCTTGGGTATGGGGAAAAATAGTCTATATAGATGGAAAAAACAAACCCCATCATCGGACACCCTGCAAAAAGTAGCTGATTACTTTAACGTTTCAACTGATTACTTATTAGGAAGAACAAAAAAGAAATACTGGGAACTTACTGAAAAAGATGAAAAAGATATCCAAAAGAAATTAGAGGAATTAATAGAAGATATGGGAAATTCCGATGCTCTTGCATTCTCTAAAGGATCCGAGCCGATGTCTGAGGAAACAAAACAATTATTAATCATCTCATTAGAAAATGCTCTAAGATTAGGAAAACAAATGGCTAAAAAGAAATTTACACCTAAAAAATATAGAGATGAAGAATGA
- a CDS encoding ImmA/IrrE family metallo-endopeptidase: protein MVSKQQIDLKIDELLRRYNTRDPFLIAEEKGIVVITENLGDIFGYYHKVSRIPIIHINERLSYQNQVFTCFHELGHAIFHPDENTPKLSLVSLCSEIRIEAEANYFATKFLIDGSHHDYYIQTKQELLQYYGIPKEMERFI, encoded by the coding sequence ATGGTTTCGAAACAGCAAATTGACTTAAAAATAGACGAACTACTTAGACGATACAACACCAGAGATCCATTTCTTATCGCTGAAGAAAAAGGGATTGTTGTTATTACCGAAAATTTAGGGGATATTTTTGGATACTATCACAAAGTATCTCGCATCCCTATCATACATATTAACGAACGACTTTCGTATCAAAATCAAGTTTTTACTTGTTTTCATGAATTAGGACACGCTATCTTCCATCCAGATGAGAATACACCCAAGCTGTCTTTGGTGTCTCTTTGTTCTGAAATTCGTATAGAGGCTGAAGCGAATTATTTTGCAACAAAATTTCTTATCGATGGAAGTCATCATGATTATTACATTCAAACAAAACAAGAACTATTACAGTATTATGGAATACCTAAAGAAATGGAGCGTTTTATTTAA
- a CDS encoding recombinase family protein produces the protein MAVGIYIRVSTQEQASEGHSIESQKKKLASYCEIQGWDDYRFYIEEGISGKNTNRPKLKLLMEHIEKGKINILLVYRLDRLTRSVIDLHKLLNFLQEHGCAFKSATETYDTTTANGRMSMGIVSLLAQWETENMSERIKLNLEHKVLVEGERVGAIPYGFDLSDDEKLVKNEKSAILLDMVERVENGWSVNRIVNYLNLTNNDRNWSPNGVLRLLRNPALYGATRWNDKIAENTHEGIISKERFNRLQQILADRSIHHRRDVKGTYIFQGVLRCPVCDQTLSVNRFIKKRKDGTEYCGVLYRCQPCIKQNKYNLAIGEARFLKALNEYMSTVEFQTVEDEVIPKKSEREMLESQLQQIARKREKYQKAWASDLMSDDEFEKLMVETRETYDECKQKLESCEDPIKIDETYLKEIVYMFHQTFNDLESEKQKEFISKFIRTIRYTVKEQQPIRPDKSKTGKGKQKVIITEVEFYQ, from the coding sequence ATGGCTGTAGGAATTTATATTCGTGTAAGTACACAAGAACAAGCTTCTGAAGGACATTCTATTGAATCGCAGAAAAAAAAGCTCGCTTCTTATTGTGAAATACAAGGATGGGATGACTATCGTTTTTATATAGAAGAAGGTATTTCTGGTAAGAATACCAATCGCCCTAAACTTAAGTTGTTGATGGAACATATCGAAAAAGGCAAAATAAATATATTGTTGGTGTATCGTTTGGATAGATTGACTCGTTCTGTTATTGATCTACATAAATTGCTGAATTTCTTGCAAGAACACGGATGTGCTTTTAAATCAGCGACTGAAACGTACGATACAACAACAGCGAATGGTCGTATGTCGATGGGTATTGTATCTTTATTGGCACAGTGGGAAACCGAGAATATGTCGGAACGTATCAAATTAAATTTAGAACATAAAGTATTGGTTGAAGGTGAACGTGTTGGCGCTATTCCTTATGGGTTCGATTTGTCAGATGATGAAAAACTCGTTAAAAACGAAAAATCAGCCATTTTATTAGACATGGTTGAAAGAGTAGAAAATGGGTGGTCTGTAAATCGAATTGTTAACTATCTTAATTTAACAAACAATGACAGAAATTGGAGCCCGAATGGTGTGTTGCGATTATTAAGAAATCCGGCGCTATATGGTGCGACAAGATGGAACGATAAAATCGCTGAAAACACACATGAAGGTATCATTAGCAAAGAACGTTTTAATCGATTACAACAGATACTAGCGGATAGGTCTATACACCATCGAAGGGATGTAAAAGGCACTTATATATTTCAAGGTGTATTGCGTTGCCCTGTATGCGATCAAACCTTATCAGTTAATCGATTTATCAAAAAACGAAAAGACGGAACAGAGTATTGTGGGGTTCTGTATAGATGCCAACCTTGTATTAAGCAAAACAAATATAACCTTGCTATTGGTGAAGCTAGATTTCTTAAAGCACTAAATGAATATATGTCAACTGTGGAATTTCAGACTGTAGAAGATGAAGTTATTCCTAAAAAAAGCGAGCGTGAAATGTTGGAAAGTCAACTACAACAAATCGCACGCAAACGAGAAAAGTATCAAAAAGCTTGGGCATCAGATTTAATGAGTGACGATGAATTTGAAAAATTAATGGTTGAAACTCGTGAAACTTATGATGAATGCAAACAAAAATTAGAGAGTTGCGAAGATCCTATAAAAATAGATGAAACATATTTAAAAGAAATTGTGTACATGTTCCATCAAACCTTTAATGATCTAGAATCAGAAAAACAGAAAGAATTCATATCGAAGTTCATACGAACTATTCGCTACACTGTCAAAGAACAACAACCGATCAGACCAGACAAAAGCAAGACTGGAAAAGGGAAGCAAAAAGTGATTATTACTGAGGTCGAGTTCTATCAATAA
- a CDS encoding helix-turn-helix transcriptional regulator, which produces MEQALKITGVLSDPTRYYIYKYISQKHSYVTVQEIAEEFNIHPNVARLHLSKLEDVNMLKSETKKTGKGGRPSRLYILSEDVIQLQFPFRDYQLLANISLNALLSLGEPGKKALYETGKQLGKEIMEQHMQRLNVHEASLTLEHKVQIAKEALSTAGLSPSFELSTDGTKVFYNVYNCPFKEVAVRHPNEVCNMHGDMMKGVFEVLFPHMELQRHDNLLDGCKSCNYTVNL; this is translated from the coding sequence ATGGAACAAGCTTTAAAAATTACAGGTGTATTATCTGATCCAACTCGTTATTATATTTATAAATATATTTCACAAAAGCATAGTTATGTAACGGTACAAGAAATTGCCGAGGAGTTTAATATTCATCCGAACGTAGCACGTCTGCATTTATCAAAATTAGAAGATGTAAATATGTTGAAATCAGAAACAAAAAAAACAGGAAAAGGCGGAAGACCAAGTCGACTATATATATTATCTGAAGATGTCATTCAGCTTCAGTTCCCATTTCGAGACTATCAATTATTAGCAAACATTTCCTTAAATGCTCTCCTTAGCCTTGGTGAACCTGGAAAGAAAGCGCTATACGAAACCGGTAAACAGTTAGGTAAAGAAATTATGGAACAACATATGCAGCGTTTGAATGTTCATGAAGCTTCTTTAACATTAGAACATAAAGTACAAATTGCAAAAGAAGCATTATCAACAGCTGGCTTGTCTCCTTCGTTTGAATTAAGTACAGATGGCACAAAAGTTTTCTATAATGTGTATAACTGTCCGTTTAAAGAAGTTGCGGTTCGTCATCCAAATGAAGTTTGTAATATGCATGGGGATATGATGAAAGGAGTTTTTGAAGTTCTATTCCCTCATATGGAATTACAGCGCCATGATAATTTGCTAGATGGCTGTAAATCTTGTAACTACACAGTGAATCTTTAA
- a CDS encoding DUF2626 domain-containing protein, with product MERMFRVLGFWTGIFSVMFYLGDMYATALLFLGQTGFFVLLSYLKLTERMYIYVFGAYLTVFFIGFTYYTTFLFIPGTGH from the coding sequence ATGGAGCGCATGTTTCGCGTTCTTGGCTTTTGGACTGGAATTTTCTCAGTAATGTTTTACTTAGGGGATATGTACGCTACAGCACTACTATTTTTAGGACAAACAGGATTTTTTGTACTTTTAAGTTATTTAAAGTTGACAGAGCGTATGTATATATACGTATTCGGAGCATATTTAACAGTCTTCTTCATCGGATTTACATACTATACAACATTTTTATTTATTCCTGGAACTGGACATTAG
- a CDS encoding L-cystine transporter, with protein MLILVGVLYYMQRKHVSFNKRVFTALGVGITFGLILQFIYDPTSKVIIESNNWFSLIGSGYVKLLQMIVMPLILVSIISAFTKLKLTNNLGKISGLIIGILILTTGIAAAVGIAASAGFDVQATGLQQGDAETARLKAVEEKFTSIEQTPVPQKLLELLPTNPFLDLTGARPTSTISVVIFAAFIGIAYLGVKRKYPEQADVFKKMLDAVYAIVMRIVTLILRLTPYGVLALMTKTVAGSDVNAILKLGNFVLASYVALIVMFIIHLLLIGLSGLNPIQYVKKVFPVLTFAFTSRSSAGAMPLNIEAQKEKLGVSEGIANFAASFGVSIGQNGCAGIYPAMLAMMVAPTVGIDPLQPQFILTLIAVVAISSFGVAGVGGGATFAALIVLSTMNLPISIVALVISVEPLIDMGRTALNVSGSMTAGLISSKWLGELDHHTYDQTEQTEEVAS; from the coding sequence ATGCTCATCTTAGTTGGCGTATTATACTATATGCAACGTAAGCATGTATCTTTTAATAAACGTGTATTTACTGCTTTAGGAGTCGGAATTACATTTGGTCTTATTTTACAATTCATTTACGATCCTACTTCTAAAGTTATCATTGAATCAAACAACTGGTTTAGTTTAATTGGTAGCGGTTATGTGAAATTGCTACAAATGATTGTTATGCCACTTATTTTAGTTTCTATTATTTCAGCATTTACGAAATTAAAGTTAACAAACAACCTTGGTAAAATTAGTGGACTGATTATCGGTATTTTAATCCTTACAACGGGAATTGCAGCCGCTGTCGGTATTGCCGCAAGCGCGGGATTCGACGTACAGGCAACTGGTTTACAACAAGGGGATGCAGAAACTGCTCGTTTAAAAGCGGTAGAAGAGAAATTCACTTCTATCGAACAAACACCAGTTCCACAAAAATTGTTGGAACTACTGCCTACAAATCCGTTTCTTGATTTAACAGGCGCACGTCCAACTTCAACAATTTCTGTTGTCATCTTTGCTGCTTTCATCGGCATTGCTTATCTTGGCGTAAAACGTAAATATCCAGAGCAAGCAGATGTATTCAAAAAAATGCTTGATGCTGTATATGCAATCGTTATGCGCATCGTAACATTAATTTTACGCCTTACACCATACGGCGTGTTAGCTCTTATGACAAAAACAGTGGCAGGTAGCGATGTAAATGCGATTTTAAAACTTGGTAATTTTGTTTTAGCATCTTATGTAGCTCTTATTGTCATGTTTATCATTCATTTATTATTAATCGGACTCTCTGGTTTAAATCCAATTCAATACGTAAAAAAGGTATTTCCAGTATTAACGTTCGCATTCACTTCTCGCTCTAGCGCTGGTGCAATGCCATTAAATATTGAAGCACAAAAAGAAAAACTTGGTGTCTCAGAAGGAATTGCAAACTTTGCTGCTTCATTTGGGGTATCAATCGGTCAAAACGGTTGTGCTGGTATTTACCCAGCAATGCTTGCTATGATGGTCGCTCCAACTGTTGGAATTGATCCATTACAGCCGCAATTTATTTTAACATTAATCGCTGTTGTTGCAATTAGCTCATTCGGCGTTGCTGGCGTAGGAGGCGGAGCAACATTTGCAGCATTAATCGTACTGTCTACAATGAACTTACCAATCAGTATTGTCGCTCTTGTTATCTCTGTGGAACCATTAATTGATATGGGCCGCACAGCTCTGAACGTGAGCGGATCTATGACAGCAGGCCTTATTTCTAGTAAATGGCTTGGTGAGTTAGATCATCATACTTATGACCAAACTGAACAGACAGAAGAAGTTGCTTCATAA